The Sulfurihydrogenibium sp. YO3AOP1 genome has a window encoding:
- a CDS encoding 3-dehydroquinate synthase II — protein MKEFILDARNVPKAVITTAIESGVDFILIKEEQANEIKKLGRVKLIIQDKEGNLSDDFVIVKIENKADEEKAANLAKSGKKVIVETTDWTIIPLENLIAQSPNIYSIVKNSEEAKTSVGILEKGVKGVVLKTTDINEVKKVAKVIKEDTEKLNFIKAKVTAIKPIGMGDRVAVDTTSLLKRGEGMLVGNSSAGMILVHGETEESEYVASRPFRVNAGAVHMYTRVPNGKTTYLSELSAGKEVMVYDFNGSGRVVYVGRAKVERRPMLLIEAEYEGKKLSAVLQNAETIRVVKPDGTPISVVDLKVGDEIVGYVEEAGRHFGMKVEETILEK, from the coding sequence ATGAAAGAGTTTATTCTTGATGCCAGAAATGTTCCTAAAGCTGTAATAACAACCGCGATAGAATCTGGAGTTGATTTTATATTAATAAAAGAAGAACAAGCAAATGAGATAAAAAAGCTCGGAAGAGTCAAATTGATAATCCAAGACAAAGAAGGAAATCTTTCTGACGATTTCGTAATAGTAAAAATAGAAAATAAAGCCGATGAAGAAAAGGCGGCAAATCTTGCAAAAAGTGGTAAAAAAGTAATCGTAGAAACAACAGACTGGACTATCATTCCACTTGAAAACTTAATTGCCCAATCTCCCAACATATACTCAATTGTTAAAAATTCAGAAGAAGCAAAGACCTCTGTTGGCATTCTTGAAAAGGGAGTTAAAGGTGTTGTTTTAAAAACAACAGATATAAACGAAGTAAAAAAGGTAGCTAAGGTTATTAAAGAAGATACTGAAAAATTAAACTTTATTAAAGCAAAAGTGACCGCAATAAAACCTATCGGAATGGGTGATAGGGTTGCGGTAGATACAACCTCTCTTTTAAAACGTGGTGAAGGAATGCTTGTCGGAAATTCTTCAGCCGGAATGATTTTAGTTCATGGAGAAACGGAAGAATCTGAATATGTAGCATCAAGGCCGTTTAGAGTTAATGCTGGTGCGGTTCATATGTATACAAGAGTGCCAAACGGAAAAACCACCTATTTAAGCGAGCTTTCAGCAGGAAAAGAAGTGATGGTTTATGATTTTAACGGCAGCGGAAGGGTTGTCTATGTAGGAAGGGCTAAGGTAGAAAGAAGACCTATGCTTTTAATAGAAGCTGAATATGAAGGAAAAAAACTATCAGCAGTATTACAAAATGCAGAAACAATAAGAGTTGTAAAGCCTGACGGAACGCCAATATCTGTGGTAGATTTAAAAGTCGGAGATGAAATTGTCGGCTACGTTGAAGAGGCTGGAAGACACTTTGGAATGAAAGTGGAAGAGACTATTTTGGAGAAATAA
- a CDS encoding MlaD family protein: protein MKTSQKVGIFVLLISILTGYLIIKFSGKELGQSFKTYYVYFDDAQGLSKGADVQVLGVKAGRVEDIAFENGKVKALLKIKEEIPLYKNATVSIRTYGLMGDKYIYIDPGSPNAGNLAENQVIQNQAKVASTEEMINQVQISAQKFAQLMDNLNKALGDDRLKKLIEDFDKFASNTNDVVVENKEDIRQSIANIRQITADIRQQLPSIIQNLDKTLENTKNITAENREDMRKLIANLKDLSVALKEKAPKTLDSVDKAATQIEQAVSENRQDLKLSIENIRKASQNLNELLAKVNEGKGTLGKLVNQDDMYNNVNEGIKSFAEPFKVVKESNLEVIMQGEKHTGNDDSKAGAAFRFIPTDDRYYYVGILSNSQGYVDKKEEITSNGTTTTYVTKKYGILFDLQYARKILTLGSTQLWARFGIKDSSAGLGADIVLNDNLKLVSDLYKFNRKDLINQPNNPELDIGLEYRFSGYPIFVKFGGSDLINSSVRGFYVGGGFVFTDNYLKYLLGSLPKVR from the coding sequence ATGAAAACTTCACAAAAAGTAGGAATATTTGTTTTATTGATATCAATTTTAACAGGATATTTGATTATAAAATTTAGCGGCAAAGAGCTGGGTCAATCTTTTAAGACTTATTATGTTTATTTTGATGATGCTCAAGGTTTATCTAAGGGTGCGGATGTTCAGGTTTTAGGTGTAAAAGCAGGTAGAGTTGAAGATATAGCCTTTGAAAATGGAAAAGTTAAAGCACTTTTAAAGATAAAAGAAGAAATACCTTTATACAAAAATGCAACTGTTTCAATTAGAACTTATGGTTTAATGGGAGATAAGTATATCTATATAGATCCGGGTAGTCCTAACGCAGGCAATTTAGCAGAAAATCAGGTTATTCAAAATCAAGCAAAAGTTGCTTCAACGGAAGAGATGATAAATCAAGTTCAGATTTCAGCACAGAAATTTGCGCAATTGATGGATAATTTAAACAAAGCCTTGGGTGATGACAGATTAAAGAAACTCATAGAAGATTTTGATAAATTTGCTTCAAACACAAATGATGTTGTAGTAGAAAACAAAGAAGATATAAGACAGTCTATAGCCAATATCAGACAGATTACAGCAGACATTAGACAACAGCTTCCAAGTATTATCCAAAATTTAGACAAAACTCTTGAAAACACTAAAAATATAACGGCAGAAAACAGAGAAGATATGAGAAAGTTGATTGCTAACTTAAAAGACCTATCTGTTGCACTGAAAGAAAAAGCTCCCAAGACTCTTGATTCTGTAGATAAGGCAGCTACACAAATAGAACAAGCTGTTAGTGAAAATAGACAAGATTTAAAGCTATCAATCGAAAATATCAGAAAAGCATCTCAAAACTTAAACGAACTTTTGGCAAAAGTTAACGAAGGAAAAGGAACACTTGGAAAATTAGTAAATCAAGATGATATGTATAATAATGTAAATGAGGGTATAAAATCCTTTGCAGAGCCGTTTAAAGTTGTAAAAGAGTCAAATCTTGAAGTTATCATGCAAGGTGAGAAACATACAGGAAACGATGATTCAAAAGCTGGTGCAGCATTTAGATTTATACCAACAGATGACAGATACTACTATGTTGGAATACTTTCCAACTCTCAAGGTTATGTAGATAAAAAAGAAGAAATTACTTCAAACGGAACCACTACAACATACGTAACAAAAAAATATGGAATACTTTTTGACCTTCAATATGCAAGAAAAATATTAACACTTGGCTCTACACAGCTTTGGGCTCGTTTTGGTATTAAAGATTCTTCAGCAGGCCTTGGTGCAGATATAGTATTAAACGATAATTTGAAATTAGTGTCAGACCTTTATAAATTTAATAGAAAAGATTTGATAAATCAGCCAAACAATCCCGAGTTAGACATTGGACTTGAGTACAGATTTAGTGGTTATCCAATATTTGTAAAATTTGGTGGCTCTGATTTAATAAACAGTTCTGTTAGAGGCTTTTATGTAGGTGGTGGATTTGTATTTACAGACAATTATTTAAAATATCTTCTCGGCAGTTTGCCAAAAGTTAGATAA
- a CDS encoding Crp/Fnr family transcriptional regulator, with translation MKRERERINIDKIEALKELELFKELKEEELKNIEKFFVVKKFKKGEYIFYEGDKEPGIYFVIDGIVKLIKETNEGKTVILRLATKGESFGWLVMKDNRPPVNTYTAQALVDTTVLYISNQDFLKLLLMYPALAVRITCELTKNILEAYDRLKSLAVEKVEGRIATLILELVDKIGKKEGDNVVINAPITRQDIAEMAGTTVETAIRVISRWKKEGILDTERGKIEIFDIDYLQDLIS, from the coding sequence ATGAAGAGAGAAAGAGAAAGGATAAATATAGATAAAATAGAGGCTTTAAAAGAGTTAGAACTATTTAAAGAGCTTAAAGAAGAAGAGTTGAAAAATATAGAAAAGTTCTTTGTTGTAAAGAAATTTAAGAAAGGTGAATACATATTCTATGAAGGAGATAAAGAGCCGGGTATTTATTTTGTAATAGATGGAATAGTAAAGCTAATCAAAGAAACGAACGAAGGCAAAACTGTAATACTAAGACTTGCAACAAAAGGCGAAAGCTTTGGCTGGCTTGTTATGAAAGATAACAGACCACCTGTTAATACTTATACAGCTCAAGCTTTGGTTGATACAACAGTTTTATATATATCAAATCAGGATTTCTTAAAACTGCTTCTAATGTATCCTGCTTTAGCAGTAAGAATAACGTGCGAGCTTACTAAAAATATTCTTGAAGCATATGACAGACTTAAAAGCTTAGCTGTTGAAAAGGTAGAAGGAAGAATAGCAACGCTTATTCTCGAACTTGTTGATAAGATTGGAAAGAAAGAAGGCGATAACGTAGTAATAAATGCCCCAATAACAAGGCAAGATATAGCAGAAATGGCAGGAACAACGGTAGAAACAGCAATTAGAGTAATAAGCAGATGGAAAAAAGAAGGAATATTAGACACAGAAAGAGGCAAAATAGAGATTTTTGATATAGATTATCTTCAAGATTTGATTAGTTAG